A genomic segment from Streptomyces sp. NBC_01233 encodes:
- a CDS encoding sigma factor-like helix-turn-helix DNA-binding protein produces MRVVDQQAGSYAEFEAFVAGAAGRLLYVAVLLTGEPEAARRLLAGALARTYANWLRLRGDDPYDFTRQELCAAFARTGWRHHGGTGVLARLSPPERLVLVLRLYEGVAEEVTAAQLGLTAERVRVLCNRAVAALRSREAA; encoded by the coding sequence ATGCGGGTGGTCGATCAACAGGCTGGCTCCTACGCGGAGTTCGAGGCTTTCGTCGCGGGCGCGGCGGGGCGGCTCCTGTATGTCGCGGTGCTGCTGACCGGTGAGCCGGAAGCGGCACGACGGCTGCTGGCGGGCGCGTTGGCCCGTACGTACGCGAACTGGCTGCGGCTGCGCGGGGACGACCCGTACGACTTCACCCGCCAGGAGCTGTGCGCGGCCTTCGCCCGGACCGGCTGGCGCCATCACGGCGGCACCGGCGTACTGGCGCGGCTGAGCCCCCCGGAGCGGCTCGTACTCGTGCTGCGGCTCTACGAGGGCGTCGCGGAGGAGGTCACGGCGGCACAGCTCGGGCTGACGGCCGAGCGGGTACGGGTGCTGTGCAACCGGGCCGTGGCCGCGCTGAGGTCCCGGGAGGCGGCGTGA
- a CDS encoding MarR family winged helix-turn-helix transcriptional regulator, whose protein sequence is MPSTPANSDLPAAADAPAGGGLLDALQHQVAVFARRAEQTRLGGVGQARNSMDRAAYLLLNRLDLEGPMGVKALAGGMGIDSSTVTRQVAPLVDSGLVKRTSHPEDGRAVVLALSPRGLARLEDVRSSRRELMARVTEGWSEDERESFTGLLTRFNLSLSELMAAVAEAGPAS, encoded by the coding sequence ATGCCTTCCACCCCGGCCAATTCCGACCTGCCCGCGGCGGCCGACGCGCCCGCCGGAGGCGGTCTCCTCGACGCGCTCCAGCACCAGGTGGCCGTCTTCGCCCGCCGCGCCGAGCAGACCCGCCTGGGCGGTGTGGGCCAGGCCCGCAACTCCATGGACCGCGCCGCCTACCTGCTGCTGAACCGGCTCGACCTGGAGGGCCCGATGGGCGTCAAGGCGCTCGCCGGCGGCATGGGAATCGACTCCTCCACGGTGACCCGTCAGGTCGCGCCGCTGGTCGACAGCGGTCTGGTCAAGCGGACCTCGCACCCCGAGGACGGGCGGGCCGTGGTGCTCGCACTGTCCCCGCGGGGGCTGGCGCGGCTGGAGGATGTCCGCTCCTCGCGGCGCGAGCTGATGGCCCGGGTGACGGAGGGCTGGAGCGAGGACGAGCGGGAATCCTTCACCGGACTGCTGACGCGGTTCAACCTTTCGCTGTCGGAACTGATGGCGGCCGTGGCCGAAGCAGGACCGGCCTCCTGA
- the ilvA gene encoding threonine ammonia-lyase: MNYRVPQPVPQVILDDVRGAQKMLSGVSRVTPMEGSRYLSSLTGSPVHFKCENLQRTGSFKLRGAYVRIAGLRPEQRAAGVVAASAGNHAQGVALASSLLGVRSTVFMPVGAPLPKVAATQEYGAEVRMHGQVVDETLAAAQDYADRTGAVFIHPFDHRDIIAGQGTVGLEILEQCPEVRTILVGIGGGGLAAGVAVAVKALRPDVRVVGVQAAGAAAYPPSLRIGHPVSIDDPDTMADGIKVGRPGDVPFKIIGELLDDVRTVSEDALSSALLLCLERAKLLVEPAGCSTVAALLSEPELYGGGPVVAVLSGGNVDPLLLQRILRHGMAAAGRYLSLRLRVADRPGALAGLLGVLSVVDANVLDVSHVRTDPRLGLTEVEVELHLETKGPEHCAEVARKLHAAGYKVMS, from the coding sequence ATGAACTACCGCGTGCCCCAGCCCGTCCCGCAGGTCATCCTCGACGATGTCCGGGGGGCTCAGAAGATGCTCTCCGGCGTCTCCCGGGTCACGCCGATGGAAGGCAGCCGGTACCTCTCCTCGCTCACCGGGTCCCCGGTCCACTTCAAGTGCGAGAACCTCCAGCGCACCGGCTCCTTCAAGCTGCGCGGCGCCTACGTCCGCATCGCGGGCCTGCGCCCCGAGCAGCGGGCCGCCGGTGTCGTCGCGGCCAGCGCCGGCAACCACGCGCAGGGCGTGGCGCTGGCCTCCTCCCTCCTCGGAGTCCGCTCCACCGTGTTCATGCCGGTCGGGGCGCCGCTGCCGAAGGTGGCCGCGACCCAGGAATACGGAGCCGAGGTGCGCATGCACGGGCAGGTCGTCGACGAGACCCTCGCGGCCGCCCAGGACTACGCGGACCGCACGGGCGCCGTGTTCATCCACCCCTTCGACCACCGCGACATCATCGCGGGCCAGGGCACGGTGGGCCTGGAGATCCTGGAGCAGTGCCCGGAGGTGCGGACCATCCTCGTCGGGATCGGCGGCGGCGGTCTCGCGGCCGGTGTCGCGGTCGCGGTGAAGGCGCTGCGGCCCGACGTGCGGGTCGTCGGGGTGCAGGCGGCGGGCGCGGCCGCGTACCCGCCCTCGCTCCGGATCGGGCACCCCGTCTCCATCGACGACCCCGACACGATGGCGGACGGAATCAAGGTCGGCCGCCCCGGCGACGTCCCCTTCAAAATCATCGGCGAGCTGCTCGACGACGTGCGTACGGTCTCCGAGGACGCCCTCTCCAGCGCGCTGCTGCTCTGCTTGGAACGGGCGAAGCTGCTGGTCGAACCGGCGGGGTGCAGCACGGTCGCGGCCCTGCTCAGCGAGCCCGAACTGTACGGCGGAGGCCCGGTGGTGGCCGTCCTGTCCGGCGGCAACGTCGACCCGCTGCTGCTCCAGCGGATCCTGCGCCACGGCATGGCGGCGGCGGGCCGGTACCTGTCCCTGCGGCTGCGCGTGGCCGACCGCCCCGGGGCCCTGGCCGGGCTCCTGGGGGTGTTGTCGGTGGTGGATGCGAACGTACTCGATGTGAGCCACGTACGGACCGATCCACGGCTGGGGCTCACGGAGGTGGAGGTGGAGCTGCACCTGGAGACGAAGGGCCCGGAGCACTGCGCGGAGGTCGCACGGAAACTGCACGCCGCGGGATACAAGGTGATGAGCTAG
- a CDS encoding ATP-binding cassette domain-containing protein, whose protein sequence is MPGAIYAEGLVKTFGDVRALDGVDLDVPEGTVLGLLGPNGAGKTTTVRVLTTLLQPDSGKAFVAGIDVLGHPNEVRRAIGLSGQFAAVDEYLTGRENLQMVGQLYQMKARAAKARADELLERFDLGDAADRTAKTYSGGMRRRLDLAAALVVSPPVMFMDEPTTGLDPRNRQQLWGIIQELVAGGTTLLLTTQYLEEADHLAHDICVVDHGKVIARGTSDQLKARTGGERVEVVVHERDHMATAREVLAGFGKGETTVEEHTRKLTVPVSGGAKLLAEVIRELDGRGIEIDDIGLRRPTLDDVFISLTGHAAEQAADESGDGAAGPEAKGRKAARKEAAK, encoded by the coding sequence ATGCCAGGCGCTATCTACGCCGAAGGTCTGGTCAAGACCTTCGGCGATGTACGGGCTCTGGACGGCGTGGACCTCGATGTCCCCGAAGGCACCGTCCTGGGTCTGCTCGGCCCCAACGGTGCGGGCAAGACCACGACCGTGCGCGTCCTGACCACCCTCCTCCAGCCCGACAGCGGCAAGGCCTTCGTCGCCGGCATCGACGTGCTGGGGCACCCCAACGAGGTCCGCCGGGCCATCGGCCTCTCCGGCCAGTTCGCCGCCGTCGACGAGTACCTGACCGGCCGTGAGAACCTCCAGATGGTCGGCCAGCTCTACCAGATGAAGGCCAGGGCCGCGAAGGCCCGGGCCGACGAACTGCTCGAACGCTTCGACCTCGGCGACGCCGCCGACCGCACCGCCAAGACCTACTCCGGCGGCATGCGCAGGCGCCTCGACCTCGCCGCCGCCCTCGTCGTCAGTCCGCCCGTCATGTTCATGGACGAGCCGACCACCGGACTCGACCCCCGCAACCGCCAGCAGCTGTGGGGGATCATCCAGGAACTGGTCGCCGGCGGCACCACCCTGCTCCTCACCACCCAGTACCTGGAGGAGGCCGACCACCTCGCCCACGACATATGCGTGGTCGACCACGGCAAGGTCATCGCCCGCGGCACATCCGACCAGCTCAAGGCCCGTACGGGCGGCGAGCGCGTGGAGGTCGTCGTCCACGAGCGGGACCACATGGCCACCGCACGTGAGGTGCTCGCCGGCTTCGGCAAGGGCGAGACCACGGTCGAGGAGCACACCCGCAAGCTGACCGTGCCGGTGTCGGGCGGCGCCAAGCTGCTCGCCGAGGTCATCCGGGAACTGGACGGCCGCGGCATCGAGATCGACGACATAGGCCTGCGCCGCCCCACCCTCGACGACGTGTTCATCTCCCTCACCGGCCACGCGGCCGAGCAGGCGGCGGACGAGAGCGGCGACGGTGCGGCCGGCCCCGAGGCCAAGGGCCGCAAGGCGGCCCGGAAGGAGGCGGCGAAGTGA
- a CDS encoding ABC transporter permease, with translation MTLTSPTSDITAPRPRGGVVQSVNDSLVVAKRNLIRMSRIPEMIIFGVIQPVMFVVLFSYVFGGSISVGGSTSPAAYREFLMAGIFAQTVTFATAGAGAGIADDMHKGLIDRFRSLPMARGAVLTGRTLADLVQTTLTLFVLAVVALIVGWRTHTSFGEVLAGFGLLLLLGYAFSWIGALIGLSVRTPEAATSGGLIWLFPLTFISNAFVPSENMPPFLQTIAEWNPFSATVQASRELFGNLPEGYPVPDAWPMQHPITASILWSVLIIVVFRSLAVRKYRSATV, from the coding sequence GTGACCCTCACCTCCCCGACATCGGACATCACGGCACCGCGCCCGCGCGGCGGCGTCGTCCAGAGCGTCAACGACTCCCTCGTGGTCGCCAAGCGGAACCTGATCCGGATGTCCCGGATCCCGGAGATGATCATCTTCGGCGTGATTCAGCCGGTCATGTTCGTCGTCCTCTTCAGCTACGTCTTCGGCGGCTCGATCAGCGTCGGGGGCAGCACCTCGCCCGCCGCCTACCGCGAGTTCCTGATGGCCGGCATCTTCGCCCAGACCGTCACCTTCGCCACCGCGGGCGCCGGCGCGGGCATCGCGGACGACATGCACAAGGGCCTGATCGACCGCTTCCGCTCACTGCCCATGGCCCGCGGCGCGGTCCTCACCGGGCGCACCCTCGCCGACCTCGTCCAGACCACGCTCACCCTCTTCGTCCTGGCGGTCGTGGCCCTGATCGTCGGCTGGCGCACCCACACGAGCTTCGGCGAGGTCCTGGCCGGCTTCGGCCTGCTGCTCCTGCTCGGCTACGCCTTCTCCTGGATCGGCGCCCTGATCGGCCTGTCGGTGCGCACCCCGGAGGCGGCCACCTCGGGCGGGCTGATCTGGCTCTTCCCGCTGACGTTCATCTCGAACGCCTTCGTCCCCTCCGAGAACATGCCGCCCTTCCTGCAGACCATCGCGGAGTGGAACCCCTTCAGCGCCACCGTCCAGGCGTCCCGCGAGCTCTTCGGCAACCTTCCGGAGGGCTATCCGGTCCCGGACGCGTGGCCGATGCAGCACCCGATCACGGCGTCCATCCTCTGGTCGGTGCTGATCATCGTGGTCTTCCGGTCCCTCGCGGTCCGCAAGTACCGCTCGGCGACGGTGTAG
- the greA gene encoding transcription elongation factor GreA: MTQTSESVTWLTQAAYDQLKAELDYLSGPARTEIATKIAAAREEGDLRENGGYHAAKEEQGKQELRVRQLTQLLENAKVGTAPASDGVVAPGTLVKIAFDGDEDDTMEFLLASREYASSDFETYSPQSPLGSGVLGKAIGEDAEYELPNGKKASVKILDVKPFTG, encoded by the coding sequence GTGACCCAGACGAGCGAAAGCGTCACCTGGCTGACCCAGGCGGCGTACGACCAGCTGAAGGCGGAGCTGGACTACCTCTCTGGTCCCGCCCGCACGGAGATCGCCACGAAGATCGCAGCCGCCCGCGAGGAGGGCGACCTGCGCGAGAACGGCGGGTACCACGCGGCCAAGGAGGAGCAGGGCAAGCAGGAGCTCCGGGTCCGCCAGCTCACGCAGCTCCTGGAGAACGCCAAGGTCGGCACCGCGCCCGCGTCCGACGGCGTCGTCGCCCCCGGCACGCTCGTCAAGATCGCCTTCGACGGCGACGAGGACGACACCATGGAGTTCCTCCTGGCCTCCCGCGAGTACGCGTCCTCGGACTTCGAGACGTACTCCCCGCAGTCCCCGCTGGGCAGCGGTGTGCTGGGCAAGGCGATCGGCGAGGACGCCGAGTACGAGCTGCCGAACGGCAAGAAGGCCTCGGTCAAGATCCTGGACGTCAAGCCCTTCACCGGCTGA
- a CDS encoding DUF4307 domain-containing protein produces the protein MSAVREGLPEGRYGRSADERADRKLKIVGSALGAVLLGVVGWIGWDYVAGQSVSAEVIKFQVISDTEVRVHLEVRKDASVTGVCSLSSQDKGHGEVGRADFTFAQPDSRVDEVVSLRTTSRATMVELVGCQPAASAR, from the coding sequence ATGAGCGCGGTGCGCGAGGGACTGCCCGAGGGCCGGTACGGCCGGTCGGCGGACGAGCGTGCGGACCGGAAGCTCAAGATCGTCGGGTCGGCACTGGGTGCCGTGCTGCTGGGTGTGGTCGGCTGGATCGGCTGGGACTACGTCGCGGGGCAGAGCGTGAGCGCCGAGGTGATCAAGTTCCAGGTGATTTCGGACACCGAGGTCAGGGTGCACCTGGAGGTCCGCAAGGATGCCTCGGTCACCGGGGTCTGCTCCCTGAGCTCGCAGGACAAGGGACACGGCGAGGTGGGCCGCGCGGACTTCACCTTCGCCCAGCCCGACAGCCGGGTGGACGAGGTCGTCTCCCTCAGGACGACGAGCCGTGCCACGATGGTCGAGCTGGTCGGCTGCCAGCCGGCGGCTTCCGCCCGCTGA
- the mca gene encoding mycothiol conjugate amidase Mca: MTEQLRLMAVHAHPDDESSKGAATMAKYVSEGVPVLVVTCTGGERGSVLNPKLQGDKYIEENIHEVRAKEMDEAREVLGIEQEWLGYVDSGLPEGDPLPPLPEGCFALADVHEAAGELVKKIRAFKPQVVTTYDENGGYPHPDHIMTHKITMVAFDGAADTEKYPEGEFGPAYQPQKLYYNQGFNKPRTIALHEALLARGMESPYGEWLERWKEFERKERTLTTHVPCSDFFEIRDKALIAHATQIDPDGGWFRVPMDVQKEVWPTEEYELAKSLVDTSLPESDLFAGIRENA, encoded by the coding sequence TTGACCGAGCAGCTTCGACTGATGGCCGTCCACGCCCACCCCGACGACGAGTCGAGCAAGGGCGCGGCCACCATGGCCAAGTACGTGTCCGAGGGGGTTCCGGTGCTGGTCGTCACCTGCACCGGTGGCGAGCGCGGCTCCGTGCTGAATCCCAAGCTCCAGGGCGACAAGTACATCGAGGAGAACATCCACGAGGTGCGCGCCAAGGAGATGGACGAGGCGCGCGAGGTCCTCGGCATCGAGCAGGAATGGCTCGGCTACGTGGACTCCGGGCTTCCGGAGGGTGACCCGCTGCCGCCGCTGCCCGAGGGCTGCTTCGCGCTCGCGGACGTCCACGAGGCCGCCGGGGAACTGGTGAAGAAGATCCGCGCCTTCAAGCCGCAGGTCGTCACCACGTACGACGAGAACGGTGGCTACCCCCACCCCGACCACATCATGACCCACAAGATCACGATGGTGGCCTTCGACGGCGCGGCCGACACCGAGAAGTACCCGGAGGGCGAGTTCGGCCCCGCGTACCAGCCGCAGAAGCTCTACTACAACCAGGGCTTCAACAAGCCGCGCACCATCGCCCTGCACGAGGCACTGCTCGCTCGCGGCATGGAGTCCCCCTACGGGGAGTGGCTGGAGCGGTGGAAGGAGTTCGAGCGCAAGGAGCGGACCCTGACCACCCACGTGCCCTGCTCGGACTTCTTCGAGATCCGTGACAAGGCGCTCATCGCGCACGCCACGCAGATCGACCCGGACGGCGGCTGGTTCCGCGTGCCCATGGACGTCCAGAAGGAGGTCTGGCCCACCGAGGAGTACGAGCTCGCGAAGTCGCTCGTCGACACTTCCCTCCCCGAGTCCGACCTCTTCGCGGGCATCCGGGAGAATGCGTAG